The Cohnella abietis genome has a segment encoding these proteins:
- the mfd gene encoding transcription-repair coupling factor: MKPLIQSLVTDPDLISIIQGLKGGMREQLVAGLSGSARQVTLAGMYRELQRPILVITHNMFSAQKMTDDLQECLSTDEVLLYPANELIAAETAISSPETSARRLEVLLKLAEGFRGIIVVPFAGVRKFQPDLLTMSEAHIDLKVGDTLPMEQFLRGMIELGYERVDRVEQKSHLSVRGGIVDFFPLASSSAYRVEWFDDEIDSIRTFDPADQRSIDKLESYTVQPCREWIAGERRFQNAAKHAQDLLEKQLEKMADRQAKERLSSEISREIELLRQNVYFTEIYKYISLLYPERQTLLDYIPKDTVLLMDEPNRLGETARQLERDESEWTTHLLQQGKSLPGFVLAVPAEQALYPKGFQTVYMSLFVRQIPHTQPQNIINFVCRSMQNFHGQMNVLKAEMERWRKGGIKIVMLAGNSERADRMRRVLEDYQIEAPEILQGNLQSGFELPSIKLVVITEGEMFTQKQRKARRVDRHLDNAERIKSYTELKVGDYVVHQNHGVGKYLGIGTLEVGGIHKDYLHIVYAAGDRLSVPVEQFDLIQKYVGNEDKEPKVSKLGGSDWNRAKSKVRSSVQDIADDLIKLYAARQSTVGFGFGEDTPYQQEFEEMFPYEETVDQLRAIREIKEDMQTARPMDRLLCGDVGYGKTEVAIRAAFKAAIEGKQVAVLVPTTILAQQHYETFRERFSGYPFNIKVLSRFRTRKEQTDTMKGLKAGTVDVVIGTHRLLSQDIIFKELGLLIVDEEQRFGVTHKEKLKRIKTNVDVLTLTATPIPRTLHMSMLGVRDLSVIETPPENRFPVQTYVVEYSPTLIREAVERELARDGQVYYLFNRVQGIYQMAEQISALVPDARVAVAHGQMSEQELERTILDFLDGEYDVLVSTSIIETGVDIPNVNTLLVHDADRMGLSQLYQLRGRVGRSNRIAYAYFTYQRDKVLTEVAEKRLQSIKEFTELGSGFKIAMRDLTIRGAGNLLGAEQHGFIASVGFDLYSQMLAEEIQSRKSEMGGVVLPPQPVNTQLDLGVDAYLPPEYIYDSIQKIEIYKKVAAATSLEDVADLFEELMDRFGEPPKAVLNLMTVVRLKVYGRQYGIESIVRRGDEVTLKLEERRREDVDSSKLKALEAKFQGRMVQAITAQQLLIRLKVRGLDENALLALVEDFLVQYKEATKSKGELQDVAP; encoded by the coding sequence ATGAAGCCGCTAATCCAATCGTTAGTAACGGATCCCGATTTAATTAGCATCATACAAGGATTAAAGGGTGGAATGCGGGAGCAGCTCGTTGCAGGCTTGTCTGGCTCCGCTCGTCAAGTGACTCTTGCCGGGATGTATCGTGAATTACAACGTCCTATTCTTGTAATCACACACAATATGTTTTCGGCACAAAAAATGACGGATGATCTGCAAGAGTGTCTATCGACCGATGAAGTTCTGCTCTATCCAGCTAATGAGCTTATTGCAGCGGAAACCGCGATCTCCAGCCCTGAAACGTCGGCTCGTCGACTAGAGGTATTGCTCAAGCTTGCGGAAGGCTTCCGCGGCATTATTGTCGTGCCGTTCGCGGGTGTTCGGAAATTCCAGCCAGACCTGCTAACGATGTCTGAGGCGCACATTGATCTTAAGGTCGGCGACACTTTGCCGATGGAGCAGTTCCTTCGTGGCATGATTGAATTAGGCTATGAACGGGTAGATCGGGTTGAGCAGAAGAGCCATCTGAGTGTGCGTGGAGGGATTGTAGATTTCTTCCCACTTGCCTCTTCAAGTGCGTATCGGGTGGAGTGGTTTGATGATGAGATTGATTCTATTCGAACGTTCGATCCTGCGGATCAAAGATCTATCGATAAGCTAGAGAGCTATACCGTACAGCCTTGCCGGGAATGGATTGCAGGTGAGAGACGCTTCCAGAATGCAGCCAAGCATGCTCAGGATTTGTTGGAGAAGCAGCTGGAGAAGATGGCTGATCGTCAAGCGAAGGAACGCTTGAGCTCAGAGATTTCTCGAGAGATTGAGCTCCTGCGGCAAAATGTTTATTTTACCGAAATTTACAAATATATTTCTTTGCTCTATCCGGAACGGCAGACACTGCTGGACTACATTCCGAAGGACACTGTTCTGCTCATGGATGAGCCGAACAGGCTAGGTGAAACAGCTCGTCAGCTTGAACGCGACGAATCGGAGTGGACGACCCACCTTCTACAGCAAGGCAAGTCATTGCCTGGCTTTGTTCTGGCTGTCCCAGCTGAGCAAGCGCTCTATCCGAAAGGTTTTCAGACGGTATATATGTCCTTGTTCGTTCGCCAAATTCCTCATACGCAGCCCCAGAACATCATTAATTTCGTCTGTCGCTCGATGCAAAATTTCCATGGACAGATGAACGTTCTCAAGGCTGAGATGGAACGTTGGCGCAAAGGCGGAATTAAGATCGTTATGCTCGCGGGCAATTCCGAACGCGCAGATAGAATGAGACGGGTATTGGAAGATTACCAGATTGAGGCACCGGAAATTTTGCAGGGTAATCTGCAGAGTGGTTTTGAGCTGCCATCTATTAAGCTGGTTGTCATTACGGAAGGTGAGATGTTTACCCAGAAGCAACGTAAGGCTCGTCGGGTAGATCGTCATCTGGACAATGCAGAGAGAATTAAAAGCTACACCGAGCTCAAAGTCGGGGATTATGTCGTGCACCAGAACCACGGTGTGGGTAAATATCTTGGAATTGGGACACTCGAGGTCGGCGGTATTCATAAGGACTATCTTCATATCGTCTATGCGGCGGGGGATCGTCTTTCCGTTCCTGTAGAGCAATTCGATCTTATTCAAAAATATGTGGGCAATGAGGATAAGGAGCCGAAGGTAAGCAAGCTCGGCGGATCTGATTGGAATCGAGCTAAATCGAAGGTTAGGTCCTCCGTGCAGGATATCGCCGATGATCTAATTAAGCTATATGCGGCACGGCAATCTACGGTTGGTTTCGGATTCGGGGAGGACACTCCTTACCAGCAGGAATTCGAAGAAATGTTCCCTTACGAGGAAACTGTAGATCAGCTTCGTGCTATTCGTGAAATTAAAGAAGACATGCAAACTGCTCGTCCGATGGATCGCCTGCTGTGTGGAGACGTTGGCTATGGCAAAACGGAAGTCGCTATTCGTGCGGCGTTTAAGGCTGCCATTGAAGGGAAACAGGTTGCAGTCCTAGTGCCGACAACTATTCTTGCTCAGCAGCATTATGAGACATTCCGCGAGAGATTCTCCGGGTATCCGTTCAATATTAAAGTTCTAAGCCGTTTCCGGACACGCAAGGAACAGACGGATACAATGAAGGGCTTGAAGGCAGGGACGGTTGATGTTGTCATTGGTACACATCGTTTGCTGTCACAGGATATTATTTTCAAAGAGCTAGGCTTGCTTATCGTGGATGAGGAGCAGCGCTTCGGAGTTACACATAAGGAAAAGCTGAAGAGAATCAAAACCAATGTGGATGTGCTGACCCTGACGGCTACTCCTATTCCCCGCACGCTTCATATGTCCATGCTCGGGGTACGAGATTTGTCCGTTATAGAGACGCCACCGGAAAATCGTTTTCCTGTTCAAACCTATGTCGTCGAGTATAGCCCAACGCTTATACGGGAAGCCGTTGAGCGGGAATTAGCTCGCGATGGGCAAGTATATTATTTGTTCAACCGTGTTCAAGGCATCTACCAGATGGCAGAGCAGATTAGTGCTCTCGTACCGGATGCTCGTGTTGCCGTAGCCCATGGTCAAATGTCGGAGCAAGAGCTTGAGCGGACTATCTTGGATTTCTTAGATGGGGAATACGACGTGCTAGTTAGTACGAGTATTATAGAGACCGGAGTAGATATCCCGAACGTGAACACGCTTCTTGTACATGATGCGGACCGGATGGGCTTATCGCAGCTTTACCAGCTTCGGGGTCGTGTCGGACGCTCTAATCGTATCGCCTATGCGTACTTTACGTACCAACGGGACAAGGTATTAACAGAGGTTGCTGAGAAAAGGCTGCAATCAATCAAGGAATTCACGGAGCTGGGCTCCGGATTCAAGATTGCTATGCGTGATTTGACTATCCGCGGAGCGGGTAATTTGCTTGGCGCTGAACAGCACGGATTCATTGCCTCTGTTGGCTTTGATTTGTACTCACAGATGCTCGCAGAAGAAATACAAAGCCGCAAATCCGAGATGGGTGGCGTCGTACTGCCGCCTCAGCCTGTTAACACACAGCTGGATCTGGGTGTAGATGCTTATTTGCCTCCGGAATATATTTACGACAGCATTCAAAAAATCGAAATATATAAGAAGGTAGCAGCAGCCACTTCTTTAGAAGATGTTGCAGACTTATTCGAAGAGCTGATGGACCGTTTCGGTGAGCCGCCTAAAGCGGTGCTTAATCTGATGACGGTTGTTAGGCTGAAGGTATACGGACGACAATATGGAATTGAATCCATAGTCCGACGTGGGGATGAGGTTACATTAAAGCTCGAAGAGCGTCGACGTGAGGATGTCGATTCGAGCAAGCTTAAGGCACTGGAAGCTAAGTTCCAAGGCCGGATGGTGCAGGCAATAACTGCTCAGCAGCTCCTTATCCGCCTGAAGGTGAGAGGGCTTGATGAGAACGCCTTATTGGCGTTGGTAGAGGATTTTCTGGTACAATATAAAGAAGCGACAAAATCAAAGGGGGAACTACAGGATGTTGCACCGTAA